A region from the Rufibacter sp. DG15C genome encodes:
- the galE gene encoding UDP-glucose 4-epimerase GalE, whose protein sequence is MSKILVTGGAGYIGSHTVVELVHAGYTPIIVDNFSNSEERVLKGIAGILGHEVVCHKVDCTDAKALQEVFTKEGDIAGVIHFAAFKAVGESVAEPLKYYHNNVAGLVTLLQVMEANKVTRLVFSSSCTVYGIPEKLPVTEETPTQKANSPYGNTKKIDEEILRDVAASGISLRTIALRYFNPIGAHESALIGELPLGIPNNLVPFITQTAAGLRDSLTVYGTDYDTPDGSCIRDYVHVVDLAKAHVAAIKRLEKEEPAAFEVFNIGTGKGSSVLEVVKAFEKATGKPFPYKTGPRRAGDVPAIYADVTKATQELGFKTSLSLEESLASSWKWQQQLGK, encoded by the coding sequence ATGAGTAAAATACTTGTTACAGGCGGGGCGGGCTACATAGGCTCCCATACGGTGGTTGAGTTGGTGCATGCTGGCTACACGCCCATTATAGTTGACAACTTCAGCAACTCAGAGGAGCGTGTGTTGAAAGGCATCGCTGGCATCTTGGGGCATGAGGTAGTTTGTCATAAAGTTGACTGCACAGACGCTAAAGCCCTGCAAGAGGTTTTCACCAAAGAAGGTGACATTGCCGGGGTTATCCACTTCGCTGCTTTTAAGGCTGTGGGTGAGTCGGTGGCAGAGCCGTTAAAATACTACCACAACAACGTGGCCGGCTTGGTGACGCTTTTGCAAGTGATGGAAGCCAACAAGGTGACGCGTCTTGTATTTTCCTCATCCTGCACCGTGTATGGCATTCCTGAGAAGTTACCGGTCACCGAAGAGACGCCTACCCAGAAAGCCAACTCTCCTTACGGGAACACCAAAAAGATAGACGAGGAAATCTTAAGAGACGTAGCCGCCAGCGGAATTTCGCTTAGAACCATTGCCCTACGGTATTTTAACCCGATTGGTGCCCATGAGTCAGCGTTGATTGGTGAACTTCCCTTAGGCATTCCAAACAACCTAGTGCCGTTCATCACGCAGACCGCCGCTGGGTTAAGAGACAGCCTTACCGTGTATGGCACGGACTACGACACCCCAGACGGAAGCTGCATCAGAGACTATGTCCATGTGGTTGACTTGGCCAAAGCACACGTAGCGGCCATCAAACGGTTAGAGAAAGAAGAACCTGCCGCTTTTGAGGTCTTCAATATTGGCACTGGCAAAGGAAGCAGCGTGCTGGAGGTGGTAAAAGCCTTTGAGAAAGCAACGGGCAAACCTTTCCCTTATAAAACAGGACCACGTAGAGCTGGTGATGTCCCGGCCATTTATGCGGATGTGACCAAGGCCACCCAAGAATTAGGGTTTAAAACCTCGCTCTCTCTAGAGGAGAGTTTGGCTAGCTCATGGAAGTGGCAACAACAATTAGGAAAGTAA
- the rfbB gene encoding dTDP-glucose 4,6-dehydratase, with protein sequence MKVLITGGAGFIGSHVVRLFVNKYPHYQIFNLDKLTYAGNLQNLTDIEDAPNYTFIKGDITDQEYINSLFQEHQFDAVMHLAAESHVDRSITDPMAFVRTNVNGTCNLLHAAKELWKIDYTGKTFYHISTDEVYGSLGEEGMFTEETKYDPRSPYSASKASSDHFVRAYYHTYGLPVKISNCSNNYGPNHFPEKLIPLALNNIKNMKPVPVYGKGENIRDWLYVIDHARAIDDVFHKGVLGETYNIGGVNEWRNIDLIHLLCDIMDQKLGRELGTSRQLITFVTDRAGHDLRYAIDSSKIMNELGWAPSVTFEEGLEKTVDWYLQNEEWLTNVTSGNYQTYYQEQYNR encoded by the coding sequence ATGAAAGTATTAATCACAGGAGGAGCAGGATTTATTGGTTCGCACGTAGTGCGGTTGTTTGTCAACAAGTACCCTCACTATCAAATCTTCAACTTGGATAAGTTGACGTATGCGGGTAACCTGCAAAATCTGACTGATATTGAAGATGCTCCCAACTATACTTTCATCAAAGGAGACATCACCGACCAGGAATACATCAACAGTCTTTTTCAAGAGCATCAGTTTGATGCCGTGATGCACTTGGCTGCAGAATCGCACGTGGATCGGTCTATCACAGACCCCATGGCCTTTGTACGCACCAACGTCAACGGTACCTGCAACCTGCTGCATGCCGCCAAAGAGCTCTGGAAGATTGACTATACAGGCAAAACATTCTACCATATCTCTACTGATGAAGTCTACGGCTCTCTAGGCGAGGAAGGAATGTTTACCGAGGAGACCAAATATGACCCCCGGTCTCCTTATTCTGCCTCCAAAGCAAGTTCAGACCATTTTGTAAGAGCCTACTATCATACCTATGGTTTGCCAGTTAAAATCTCTAACTGCTCCAACAACTACGGTCCGAACCACTTTCCTGAGAAGCTGATTCCGCTGGCGCTAAACAACATCAAGAACATGAAACCGGTGCCAGTGTATGGCAAAGGCGAGAACATTAGAGACTGGCTGTATGTGATTGACCATGCCAGGGCCATTGACGATGTCTTCCATAAAGGAGTGTTAGGCGAAACCTATAACATTGGCGGAGTAAACGAGTGGCGCAACATTGACCTCATTCATCTGCTGTGTGACATTATGGACCAGAAGCTTGGCCGTGAGCTAGGCACTTCCCGCCAGCTCATCACCTTCGTGACAGACAGAGCAGGCCATGACCTGCGTTATGCCATCGATTCTTCAAAAATCATGAATGAGTTGGGTTGGGCGCCGTCCGTCACCTTTGAGGAGGGCTTAGAGAAAACAGTAGACTGGTACCTGCAAAATGAAGAGTGGCTCACCAATGTCACCTCTGGCAACTACCAAACCTATTATCAAGAGCAATATAATCGCTAA
- a CDS encoding SDR family oxidoreductase has translation MYNHPFHTGSLEQTSFLVTGGAGFIGSNLVEYLLKYNAKKVRVLDNYSNGFHKNLRAFEGNERLEVLEGDIRNLEDCMKACEGMDVVLHQAALGSVPRSVKDPVTSNEVNVGGFVNMLMATKEQNVKRFVYAASSSTYGDSKSLPKVEDVIGKPLSPYAVTKYANELYADVFGKTYGMEIIGLRYFNIFGPRQDPNGAYAAVIPLFIDAVMNGKSPRMNGDGEQTRDFTFVENCVEANIRAALIENPEAINQVYNIAVGDRTSLNDLFNILKDEAGVDITPEYGPERAGDIRDSLADISKAKRLLGYDPQIRIQEGLQKTLAWFKDNQDFIYNQK, from the coding sequence GTGTACAATCATCCTTTTCATACTGGCTCATTAGAGCAAACTTCTTTTCTAGTGACCGGCGGCGCGGGCTTCATCGGCTCCAATCTGGTGGAATATCTATTAAAGTACAATGCTAAAAAGGTGCGCGTCTTGGACAACTACTCCAACGGCTTCCATAAAAACCTGAGAGCGTTTGAAGGCAATGAGCGGTTAGAGGTCTTGGAAGGCGACATCCGGAACCTGGAAGACTGCATGAAAGCCTGCGAAGGGATGGACGTGGTCTTACACCAAGCCGCCCTGGGTTCAGTGCCGAGAAGTGTGAAAGACCCGGTAACATCTAATGAGGTGAACGTAGGCGGATTCGTGAATATGCTCATGGCCACCAAAGAGCAGAACGTGAAACGCTTTGTATACGCGGCCTCTTCCTCTACCTACGGTGACAGCAAATCGCTACCCAAAGTAGAAGACGTAATCGGGAAGCCGCTTTCACCGTACGCGGTGACCAAGTATGCCAATGAACTGTACGCCGATGTGTTTGGCAAGACCTATGGCATGGAGATTATTGGACTGCGGTATTTCAATATCTTTGGGCCTAGACAGGACCCGAATGGCGCGTATGCCGCCGTGATTCCTTTGTTTATTGACGCGGTGATGAATGGCAAATCGCCTAGAATGAACGGGGACGGAGAACAGACCCGAGACTTTACCTTCGTGGAAAACTGCGTGGAGGCCAACATCAGAGCCGCTTTGATAGAGAATCCTGAGGCCATTAACCAAGTCTATAACATTGCGGTAGGCGACCGAACTTCTTTGAATGACCTGTTCAATATCTTGAAAGATGAGGCCGGTGTGGATATTACCCCAGAATATGGTCCAGAACGAGCTGGCGATATTAGGGACAGCCTAGCGGATATCTCCAAGGCCAAGCGTCTTTTGGGCTATGATCCGCAAATCAGAATTCAGGAAGGTCTACAAAAGACTTTGGCTTGGTTCAAAGACAACCAGGACTTTATCTACAACCAGAAATAA
- the rfbA gene encoding glucose-1-phosphate thymidylyltransferase RfbA, with protein MKGIILAGGSGTRLHPLTLAVSKQLMPVYDKPMIYYPLSTLMLAGIKDILIISTPHDLPMFERLLGDGSQIGCNFQYAVQEVPNGLAQAFVIGEDFVGNDSVALILGDNIFYGSGMIPLLKSNSDPEGGVVYAYHVHDPERYGVVEFDADYNAVSIEEKPVKPKSNYAVPGLYFYNNSVIEIAKKLEPSPRGEYEITDINKEYLRRGTLKVGVIGRGTAWLDTGTIQSLMQAATFVQVIEERQGLKIGAIEEIAYRMGFINAEQLQRVAEPLRKSGYGDYLLNILKH; from the coding sequence ATGAAAGGAATTATCCTAGCCGGTGGCTCAGGCACCAGATTACACCCATTAACCTTGGCGGTGAGCAAGCAATTAATGCCGGTGTATGACAAACCCATGATTTATTACCCGCTATCTACCTTGATGTTAGCGGGAATTAAAGATATTCTCATCATCTCCACCCCGCATGATTTGCCCATGTTTGAGCGCCTCTTAGGCGATGGGAGCCAGATTGGCTGTAACTTTCAATATGCGGTGCAGGAGGTTCCTAATGGACTAGCTCAAGCATTTGTAATCGGTGAAGATTTTGTAGGGAATGATAGTGTTGCTTTAATTCTAGGGGATAACATATTTTATGGATCAGGCATGATTCCACTCCTGAAATCAAATAGTGATCCTGAAGGTGGAGTAGTTTATGCATATCATGTCCATGATCCTGAACGTTACGGGGTTGTTGAGTTTGATGCAGATTATAATGCCGTATCAATTGAGGAGAAACCTGTAAAGCCAAAATCAAATTATGCGGTGCCAGGTCTATATTTCTACAATAACAGTGTCATCGAGATTGCTAAAAAATTAGAGCCAAGTCCAAGAGGTGAATACGAAATCACGGATATAAATAAGGAGTACCTTCGTAGAGGTACTCTTAAAGTTGGAGTAATAGGTAGAGGAACCGCCTGGTTAGATACAGGCACTATTCAATCTCTCATGCAGGCGGCCACGTTTGTGCAGGTGATTGAAGAGCGTCAAGGCTTGAAGATTGGTGCTATTGAGGAAATAGCCTACCGCATGGGCTTCATCAATGCCGAGCAGTTGCAGCGCGTAGCCGAGCCTTTGCGCAAGAGCGGCTACGGGGATTACCTATTAAACATCTTGAAACACTAG
- the chrA gene encoding chromate efflux transporter, protein MRPRNYIFLKDVAYLAITAYGGPQAHIAMMMRLLVEKRNYIDEKELMELNALCQILPGPSSTQTITAIGFKVGGPNLAYLTLLVWILPAALIMTAAALAISILGDQGAPLGFTRFIQPMAVGFVAFAAWKISSKVVFTKGGIVIMVFSAILAFFFRSPWVFPLLLLIGGSLTALRFQKQPILKKEPMHVEWANFLLFIGVLVAAALLGRFTQFRAVLLFENFYRNGSLIFGGGQVLIPVMYTEFVEFKEYLTSKEFLSGFALVQALPGPVFSFCTYIGALSMRDYGMLGLLLGAFVSTVAIFLPGTFLIFFVIRFWEELRKYRVIQASLEGINAVGSGMVCAAAIMLYHPIENTPYNFGLVVVTFALLLWTKIPSPLLILTGLIVGFIFPG, encoded by the coding sequence TTGCGCCCTCGTAATTACATCTTCTTAAAGGACGTGGCCTATCTGGCCATCACCGCGTATGGAGGGCCGCAGGCGCACATTGCCATGATGATGCGGCTCCTGGTGGAGAAGCGCAACTACATTGATGAGAAGGAGCTCATGGAGCTCAACGCCCTGTGTCAGATTCTGCCCGGCCCTTCGTCCACGCAGACCATTACGGCCATAGGCTTTAAAGTGGGCGGCCCTAATCTGGCGTATCTTACCCTCCTAGTTTGGATTCTGCCCGCGGCCTTGATTATGACGGCTGCGGCTTTGGCCATCTCCATTCTGGGTGACCAAGGCGCCCCGCTGGGGTTTACCCGGTTCATTCAGCCCATGGCGGTTGGGTTTGTAGCCTTTGCCGCCTGGAAGATAAGCTCCAAGGTAGTGTTCACCAAAGGGGGCATTGTCATCATGGTCTTCTCCGCCATTCTGGCGTTCTTTTTCCGGTCGCCGTGGGTGTTTCCTTTGCTGCTCCTGATTGGCGGAAGTCTGACGGCCCTGCGCTTCCAGAAACAGCCTATCCTCAAGAAGGAGCCTATGCACGTAGAATGGGCTAATTTCCTGCTGTTCATTGGGGTGTTGGTGGCGGCGGCCTTGCTGGGTAGGTTTACTCAGTTTAGGGCGGTATTGCTCTTTGAGAACTTCTACCGGAACGGCAGCCTCATTTTTGGCGGCGGCCAGGTGCTGATTCCCGTGATGTACACCGAGTTTGTGGAGTTCAAGGAATACCTCACCTCAAAGGAATTCCTCTCTGGCTTTGCCTTGGTACAAGCCCTGCCCGGCCCGGTCTTTTCTTTCTGCACCTACATTGGCGCCCTGTCCATGCGCGATTATGGCATGTTAGGACTGCTGTTGGGCGCCTTTGTGTCTACGGTGGCCATCTTTTTACCCGGCACGTTTTTGATTTTCTTTGTGATTCGGTTTTGGGAGGAGCTGCGCAAGTACCGCGTCATTCAAGCCTCACTGGAAGGCATCAATGCCGTGGGTTCTGGCATGGTCTGCGCCGCTGCCATCATGCTGTACCACCCCATTGAGAACACACCTTACAACTTCGGGCTGGTGGTAGTCACATTCGCACTCCTGCTCTGGACCAAGATTCCTTCCCCGCTCCTCATTCTAACTGGACTCATCGTGGGCTTTATCTTTCCGGGGTAA
- a CDS encoding isopenicillin N synthase family oxygenase → MNDKLLEEIPSLDLADFTSGDPARKAAFVKAMGDAHQNIGFVALKNHGLSDDLTERLYAAIKKFFALPDDVKQKYEVPELAGQRGYVGKGKEHAKGRNTGDLKEFYHVGQEVTDNDPIKEEYPDNIWPEEVPEFKEVALDAYRRLESAGKQVLKALAIYLGLSEDYFDAKVHNGNSILRPIHYFPIENPDAVPADAVRAAEHGDINLITLLMGASADGLQVLRRDGKWIPITALPEQVIVNVGDMLSRHTNNKLKSTIHRVVNPPRELMNTSRFSIPFFMHPRSEMDLTCLEGCIDEQNPKQFPDITAGDFLNERLVELGLKKK, encoded by the coding sequence ATGAACGATAAGTTATTAGAGGAAATCCCCTCATTAGACCTAGCCGATTTCACCTCTGGCGACCCTGCCCGCAAGGCGGCGTTTGTAAAAGCCATGGGAGACGCGCACCAGAACATAGGCTTTGTGGCCCTTAAGAACCACGGCCTGAGCGATGACCTGACCGAGCGTCTGTATGCGGCCATCAAGAAGTTCTTCGCGCTGCCCGATGACGTGAAGCAGAAATACGAGGTGCCTGAGCTGGCCGGCCAGCGCGGCTACGTGGGCAAAGGGAAAGAGCATGCCAAAGGCCGCAACACCGGTGACTTGAAAGAGTTCTACCACGTGGGCCAGGAGGTAACCGACAATGACCCTATCAAGGAAGAGTACCCAGACAACATCTGGCCTGAAGAGGTACCTGAGTTCAAAGAGGTAGCCCTGGACGCCTACCGGCGCCTGGAGTCTGCCGGCAAGCAGGTTTTGAAGGCCTTGGCTATCTACCTGGGTTTGTCTGAAGACTACTTTGACGCCAAAGTGCACAACGGCAACAGCATCCTGCGCCCTATCCACTACTTCCCTATTGAGAACCCAGATGCGGTTCCGGCTGACGCCGTACGTGCCGCTGAGCACGGGGACATCAACCTGATTACCTTGTTGATGGGTGCCTCTGCTGACGGTCTGCAGGTGCTGCGCCGCGACGGTAAGTGGATTCCTATCACCGCCCTACCCGAGCAAGTGATTGTGAACGTAGGCGACATGCTGTCCCGTCACACCAACAACAAGCTAAAGTCCACCATCCACCGCGTGGTGAACCCGCCGCGTGAGCTGATGAACACGTCCCGCTTCTCTATCCCGTTCTTCATGCACCCTCGTTCAGAGATGGACTTGACCTGCCTGGAAGGTTGTATTGACGAGCAGAACCCTAAGCAGTTTCCAGACATCACCGCGGGTGATTTCTTGAATGAGCGTTTGGTAGAGCTTGGCCTGAAGAAGAAATAA
- a CDS encoding DUF3616 domain-containing protein — protein MKNQSFPLELQFDPKQSVNADGKHVRDGLSTVLRTGDYLWVSCDERTSLERLKKTGENTFGEHTHFDLSEYLDLPDGKNSEVDIEGLGESGGYLWIVGSHSLKRKKPRKDESFKKQIKRLAKVAADPNRYIIARIPLTKDKDGVFSLCRECPDPNTPGEVLRAAQLKGDKDSNQLMDAIQDDPHIKDFLKIPGKDNGFDIEGLAMHENRVFVGLRGPVVRGWAMVLELKLEETKHEGVLQLATFKETGKPYKKHFIHASGKGVRELRIQNNDLYILAGPTMDLDGVIAVYRWPDAMLHTKGEEQIVHLKELEHLFDVPHGSGETTGKDKAEGLAIFDENHLLVVFDSPTDARKVGEDNVVADVFSVAKVK, from the coding sequence ATGAAAAACCAATCCTTTCCCCTTGAGCTTCAGTTTGACCCCAAGCAGAGCGTCAACGCAGATGGCAAGCACGTGCGCGACGGCCTCTCAACCGTGCTGCGCACCGGCGACTACCTCTGGGTGAGCTGTGACGAGCGCACGTCTCTGGAGCGCCTGAAGAAGACCGGCGAGAACACCTTCGGGGAGCATACCCACTTTGACTTGTCTGAGTACCTGGACCTGCCCGACGGCAAGAACTCTGAGGTGGACATTGAAGGCTTGGGCGAGTCTGGTGGCTACCTCTGGATTGTAGGCTCGCATAGTTTAAAGCGCAAGAAGCCGCGCAAGGACGAGTCCTTTAAAAAGCAGATCAAGCGTTTGGCCAAAGTCGCGGCAGACCCCAACCGGTACATCATTGCCAGAATCCCCCTGACCAAAGACAAGGACGGGGTTTTCAGCCTGTGCCGGGAGTGCCCAGACCCTAACACACCCGGCGAGGTGCTGCGCGCGGCGCAGCTCAAAGGCGACAAGGACAGCAACCAGCTCATGGACGCCATCCAGGATGACCCGCATATCAAAGACTTCCTGAAGATACCGGGCAAGGACAACGGCTTTGACATTGAAGGCTTGGCCATGCATGAGAACCGCGTGTTTGTGGGCTTGCGGGGGCCGGTGGTACGGGGCTGGGCCATGGTCCTGGAACTGAAACTAGAGGAAACCAAGCACGAGGGCGTGTTGCAGCTGGCTACGTTCAAGGAGACGGGAAAACCCTACAAGAAGCATTTCATTCATGCCAGCGGCAAGGGCGTGCGCGAACTCAGGATCCAGAACAACGACCTCTACATCCTGGCCGGTCCTACCATGGATTTGGACGGCGTCATTGCCGTGTACCGCTGGCCAGACGCCATGCTGCATACCAAAGGCGAAGAGCAGATCGTTCACCTCAAGGAGCTGGAGCATCTCTTTGACGTTCCCCACGGAAGCGGCGAAACCACCGGCAAAGACAAAGCCGAGGGCCTGGCCATTTTTGACGAGAACCACCTGCTCGTGGTCTTCGACAGCCCTACAGATGCGCGCAAAGTAGGCGAAGACAATGTGGTGGCCGACGTCTTCTCAGTAGCCAAAGTAAAATAA
- a CDS encoding carboxypeptidase-like regulatory domain-containing protein — MRPLGFLVFVLCLLSGTVFGQVKGVVIDQATGKPVPYANIWVENENLGTTSDESGKFSFSNATAGKTLMVSCLGYDRTKVAAQSGAMTVQLVPVQTTLKEVVVKKNTPRDKKVVNQLSDRTEFAFSSNGTPWIVAQYIPYQPAFAATPFLDEVALVTLSNIKKAKFKVHLYQMGADGAPGADLLPVPLVVEAGKGVQKVTVDVSLYDVQIPKTGMFIAFEWLILKENIYERVDAETGQKLKGNVAYEPSLRTYGPSPSQKRNGWIYDQGKWRSTDEKDGDGITQASPHFQLTLSN, encoded by the coding sequence ATGCGGCCACTTGGGTTTCTGGTCTTCGTCCTGTGTCTTTTGTCTGGAACTGTCTTCGGGCAGGTGAAGGGAGTGGTGATAGACCAAGCCACCGGGAAGCCGGTGCCCTACGCCAACATCTGGGTAGAGAACGAAAACCTGGGCACCACCTCAGACGAGTCTGGCAAGTTCTCCTTTAGCAACGCCACCGCCGGCAAAACCCTGATGGTTTCCTGTCTGGGCTATGACCGAACCAAAGTTGCCGCGCAATCAGGAGCCATGACGGTACAACTGGTGCCCGTGCAGACCACGCTCAAGGAAGTGGTGGTCAAGAAGAACACGCCCAGAGACAAGAAGGTGGTGAATCAGTTGAGTGACCGCACCGAGTTTGCTTTTAGTAGCAACGGCACGCCCTGGATTGTGGCGCAGTATATTCCGTACCAGCCTGCGTTTGCCGCCACTCCTTTTCTGGATGAGGTGGCCCTGGTCACGCTCAGCAACATCAAGAAAGCCAAGTTCAAGGTGCATCTCTACCAAATGGGCGCAGACGGCGCGCCCGGCGCAGATTTATTGCCGGTGCCCTTGGTGGTAGAAGCCGGGAAAGGCGTGCAGAAAGTGACGGTAGACGTGAGCCTCTATGATGTGCAGATTCCCAAGACGGGCATGTTCATCGCCTTTGAGTGGCTCATTCTCAAGGAGAACATCTATGAACGGGTAGACGCAGAAACGGGCCAAAAGCTAAAAGGCAACGTGGCCTATGAACCCAGCCTCAGGACCTACGGCCCGTCGCCCAGCCAGAAACGCAACGGCTGGATTTACGACCAGGGCAAATGGCGATCCACCGACGAGAAAGACGGCGACGGCATCACCCAAGCTTCCCCTCATTTCCAGCTGACGTTGAGTAACTAA